One window from the genome of Plasmodium reichenowi strain SY57 chromosome 8, whole genome shotgun sequence encodes:
- a CDS encoding 40S ribosomal protein S16, putative: MTTKVKRVQTFGKKKTAVAVATVTNGKGLIKLNGKNLDLVEPYILKTKVYEPLWLIGSGKLKNLDIRIRVKGGGQTSQIYAIRQAIGKGIISYYQKYVDESTKKELKDVLLRYDRSLLVGDTRRCEPKKFGGKGARARYQKSYR, encoded by the exons ATGACAACAAAAGTAAAAAGAGTTCAAACATTCGGCAAAAAg AAAACTGCCGTTGCTGTAGCAACAGTAACCAATGGTAAAGGgttaataaaattaaacGGTAAGAATTTAGATTTAGTTGAACCctatattttaaaaactAAAGTATATGAACCCTTATGGTTAATTGGATCAGgcaaattaaaaaatttagaTATCCGTATAAGAGTTAAGGGTGGTGGTCAAACTTCTCAAATATATGCTATACGTCAAGCTATTGGTAAAGGAATAATTTCTTATTATCAAAAATATGTAGATGAATCAActaaaaaagaattaaaagatGTCTTGTTAAGATATGACAGATCATTGTTAGTAGGAGACACAAGAAGATGTGAACCCAAAAAATTTGGTGGAAAGGGTGCTCGTGCAAGATACCAAAAATCATACAGATGA
- a CDS encoding 60S ribosomal protein L13-2, putative, with product MVAHNNVLPNVHLHKWWQRHVRVNFSKNIKKKKRRLLREKRRKANGGTPIEKLHPIVHCPTQRYNFRTRLGKGFTFEELKGAGLTPRAAQTIGICYDKRRKNRSEESLTKNVERLLKYKNSLVMIPLKKNKAKKGIGGIPADADKNTIKEFRNKKPLLSIFKKEKNTKPFYETIEVSKIDKEFLAYKTLRRAKLAERRKNRRQQKKDIKFKSKDN from the exons ATGGTTGCCCATAATAACGTTTTACCAAATGTACATCTTCATAAATGGTGGCAAAGGCATGTAAGAGTTAACTTTAgtaagaatataaaaaaaaaaaaaagaagattgttaagagaaaaaagaagaaaagcTAATGGAGGTACTCCTATTGAAAAATTACACCCAATTGTACACTGTCCAACTCAAAGATATAATTTTAGAACTAGGCTAGGAAAAGGATTTACCTTTGAAGAGTTAAAG GGAGCCGGATTAACTCCTAGAGCTGCACAAACTATAGGTATATGCTATGacaaaagaagaaaaaacaGATCTGAAGAATCCTTGACAAAAAATGTCGAAAGATTATTAAAGTATAAGAACAGTTTAGTTATGATCCCACTTAAGAAAAACAAAGCCAAGAAAGGTATTGGAGGTATCCCAGCTGATGCTGATAAGAATACCATCAAAGAATTCAGAAATAAGAAACCATTACTCAGTATATTCAAGAAAGAAAAGAACACTAAACCATTCTATGAAACTATTGAAGTATCTAAAATTGATAAAGAATTTTTGGCCTACAAAACATTACGTAGAGCTAAATTGGCTGAAAGAAGAAAGAATAGAAGACAACAAAAGAAagatattaaatttaaatcTAAAGATAATTAA
- a CDS encoding GDP-mannose 4,6-dehydratase, putative, producing the protein MRVALIFGITGQDGSYLSELLLEKNYHVHGVIRRCSSFNTKRIDHIFDKLILHYGDLLDSSNICSLICEIRPNEIYNLAAQSHVKVSFEMPEYTTEATALGTLRILEGIRISKVKNIKFYNASTSELFGKVQCSIQNENTPFYPVSPYAIAKLYAHYITINYRESYNMFCINGILFNHESPRRGETFVTRKITRGIAKIQKKLETSIILGNIDTYRDWGHAKDYVYAMYLMLQQNEADDFVICSNEQHSVREFCEISFSFVNIHIKWIGKGIQEIGVDQNNNVLIKKHEKYFRNCEVNTLLGDCSKAKNILKWQPTCTFTQLVYEMLKCDMQDYNLSMDDYDTCMKKYDTYKRGKKQ; encoded by the coding sequence atgCGAGTTGCTTTAATCTTCGGAATAACAGGACAAGATGGTTCATATTTAAGCGAGTTATTgttagaaaaaaattatcatgTGCATGGTGTGATAAGACGTTGTAGTTCTTTTAACACAAAACGGATTGATCACATATTCGATAAGTTAATTTTACATTATGGAGATTTACTTGATAGTAGtaatatatgttcattAATATGTGAAATAAGACCgaatgaaatatataacttaGCTGCGCAAAGTCATGTAAAAGTAAGTTTTGAAATGCCTGAGTATACAACAGAAGCAACTGCTTTAGGTACATTAAGAATATTAGAAGGAATAAGAATATCAAAagttaaaaatattaaattttataatgcATCAACATCTGAATTATTTGGAAAAGTTCAATGTTCTAttcaaaatgaaaatacaCCATTTTATCCAGTATCCCCTTATGCCATAGCAAAATTATATGCACATTATATTACAATAAATTATAGAGAATCATACAATATGTTTTGTATTAATggtattttatttaatcaTGAAAGTCCAAGAAGAGGAGAAACGTTTGTTACAAGAAAAATTACTAGAGGTATTGcaaaaattcaaaaaaaattagaaacATCCATTATCTTAGGTAATATAGATACATATAGAGATTGGGGACATGCTAAGGATTATGTATATGCTATGTATCTTATGTTGCAACAAAATGAGGCAGATGATTTTGTTATTTGTTCGAATGAACAACATTCTGTCAGAGAATTTTGTGaaatatctttttcatttgtaaatatacatattaaatGGATAGGAAAAGGAATACAAGAAATAGGAGTtgatcaaaataataatgtacTTATCAAGAAACATGAGAAATATTTTAGAAATTGTGAAGTCAATACTTTATTAGGTGACTGCTCAAAGgcaaaaaatattttaaagtGGCAACCAACATGTACTTTTACCCAGCTAGTTTATGAAATGTTAAAGTGTGATATGCAGGACTATAATTTATCAATGGATGATTATGATACATGTATGAAGAAATatgatacatataaaaGGGGTAAAAAGCAATAA
- a CDS encoding hypothetical protein (conserved Plasmodium protein, unknown function), with protein sequence MVKKDNIWVLCKLYLDEKNTQLNKLQEDDIFKIIQNSNTLLSVLIKEEFEKNALIFYGKIFKTILFNPFSIIFANLELRIFIIKTSNKFKKEIEILTKFVTVCDYLKVEILYIGVTLNKCKRFLTDLFIKLKIEENIPCIMKEFENCS encoded by the exons atggttAAAAAAGATAACATATGGGTATTatgtaaattatatttagaCGAAAAAAATACACAGCTAAATAAATTACAAGAAGATGAcatattcaaaataatacaaaacTCAAATACACTCTTGTCTGTTTTAATTAAAGAA GAATTTGAAAAGAATGctcttatattttatggaaaaatatttaaaacaaTACTTTTTAATCCTTTCAGTA TCATTTTTGCAAATCTAGAATTGcgaatttttataataaaaactaGTAAC AAATTCAAAAAGGAAATTGAAATTTTAACAAAATTTGTAACCGTCTGTGATTACTTAAAAgttgaaatattatacatagGTG tAACCCTAAACAAATGTAAAAGATTTCTGACggatttatttataaaactAAAAATTGAAGAAAATATCCCTTGCATAATGAa GGAATTCGAAAACTGTTCTTAA